The nucleotide window aatattttttcttacaagaacTTAACCAAGTTCGAGGTGAGtatataaatcaatattttatgttgttacaatttaaagttaaatccattaaacttttcaagtttttcaCCATGCATTATAAAAGGTGATGATAGAATCCTCACTGTCGAAGTAGTACTTGCTAAAACAATACCGGTTGAAAAAATCAATGCTCgagttaaaaatatgatattaattataaaacaataatcaataatatataaaaaagctttaaaattGTAGTCAAAATATGTTATATTATACAATAGATTAATAAgcaatgatatttaatttatcaaggCATACTAAACATAAGataagtggtggtggtggtgtttattattattgttattttcgcTTTACAAGGCatcattttctttgtaattaaCTGTGGTGTGCACTGTCATTGTTTGTCTTGACAATTTATTGTatggatataatttttaatgtgtATTTGATGAAAATGATTGAAGTATAGAAATTGGGCACTTATCTTGGTCAAACCCTGTGCCACAGGACGCCCTTGAACTTATAATCTCCTCGATTGTGATTCCAATCGAAGCTTCTTGCGGGTCATCGAGAAAGGTGAGGGTGGGGCATCTTCAAGGCATATTTCCCTTCTCCTAACGTCACTCacaattttatgatattattcgCTATATATGCTGCCCATGCTGGTGGAAAAAGCATAGCTGGATCGAGTCAATGGAGACTATTTCACACTTTCTCGGTGGAATTTCTCGAACTACTTATTGTTCCCTCGcctatcaaacaaacaaaaaggtgTATTAATTGATGCATCGGCATCTCTTCCTCTGTGCTTAATTACACGTAGAAAATATTTGTAGAGAGCCCTGGAGACGTATCGTGGAAAAAAGTTATCTCTAGCTAGATTCTTCAGGCCCTTGATTGAGGTTTTGAAGgaataatatattgaattcaAAGTTCAAACCATCATAATTGGGTAGGCATTGAATTTGGAAACATTTGTCTTCGACCACCATTAATCGCCTAGACTATATATGACCTTCGGGCATGCCAGAAAGAGAATAGATCACGATGTATTTAATAATGAGACTAGCTAGTTGAAACCGGTGCAAGAATTAAATGTTAGAAATTAATTCAGCATACACTTGCCCTAATCTTAATCTATCATGTTGAAAATTATCGAGTCAAGTTATGGGTTTAGAGCATAGTTTTTAGACCTGGTCCGGTTGCCGGCCCGGTCCAAGGCCCGGGTTTCGAGTTTTGACAGGGTTGTCTGGGttgattctttaaaaaaaaatcaaaataacgtcgttttagtaaaaaaaaaacaaacaaaaatcaacgggttgcaaccgggtttttgatCGGGTTTTACCGGATCAACCAGGTTACACCGactttttcctttccttgttttttctttaacccaACTTGGTTTCAGTCCCGGGTCGGCTGAGTTCTGGGTCGATTTGCCGGGGTGgacgggttttaaaactatgatttagagtgtaaagtttaatttataaatgagatattttaagatatttgagaaatatttttttaattttttatgtaggtAGGGTCTTATGCaatcttcattttatatttgaagttcattaagagagagaaatttttattttataaaacataattgacaaatatattttacttattttcttcgAAGTCTTTTGTTATTACTCAAGTAGTTCTTAACTTAAGTTtcttgagagtttttttttttttgtgacaaaTAACAAATTCAGCTTCTTTATAAGATAACATTTACTCATCacatgtatttaatttaatcGTGAACATCTTATAAATTTAGTTATGATAAATAACTAAActtaataaagtaaaaaaaaaacatattaagtataaggcattaaaataattgaagaaaatattcagATTTTACACCTCATTCCATGAAGGAAAGTAGATTTTTCTTAGTGGAAGCTTAAATGAAATAATTCAAGTgaaagcaataaaataaaataataaataatgcatAATTCTTTAGATCTTTCACCAAAATCTTTACGGTTCTGGAATGTTTAATAACCCTAATTTCTCTGAAAGATTTGGATGGGATTCACATTTGCAACCTCCACTCTCTTGTCGTACCTACTTAGCCATTTAAGCATACTTAATTGTATAGAGGGTGTCGCCTTAGGTTTGTGCTGCTATGGTAATCTAATTGATGCACATGTTGAGGCTTTACTTTTTGGATTAGTCGCAATCCTTAACTAAGTCAATTCTCACTAATTGTCTGGCACATGCTTATGCCCATGCATGAACAAAAACCAGAGCTGCCATTGCCCAGTACTTCGGCTGGCCTTTTTAATGGATGGAGACTTTGGAAACATCTTTGCATTTCATGATAAAGAAGTTGCAGCTGTCATCTAGCTAGGATATTGTGAGGGCTCAAGAGCCAGCGTGAAGAACTTCAATGCAaagatttgattgattgaatcAGCTACCAAGAAGAGACGCACATGGAGATTATAATCAGAAGAGAAACATGGCTAGAGACTTATCTCGAGATAGACTAAATAGACATCATGATTACGTGGTGTTTATGATAGGTAATGCATTAAAGAATTAGTTCACGGTCACCATTTCTGTAGATGTGCTTCCAAATTCAATGAAATCTCTTTATTTAATGgggatttaaaaaacatatttattggGTTTTCAATTAAAGAAGATTTCTAATTATCAAAGGTAGAATTTGTAATGCTAATTAAAGATTTGTGGTACAATGTTCTAGAAGATGGAGTTCATGCTGGAAAGTCTGTCCTTTTATCATggaaaattatgtaaaaaattattaattttaaggattttataaaataattaagaagagATCTTATATTTGAAACTGGAGAAGGTATGCAGaacaaacaaaatacaaaagacATAGCTAGTACCGTTGCACATAAAACACAAGAGAAGCTAGACAAGTATGACACATGTAAAGTATTGGGAACTAGAAGCAAGGGATAGAAGCAGGAAACTCTGAAGGACAAAAGCAGGATTCATGATGTATTCGCAGGTAGTTTTACGTACTAGAATCCCCAACATGTAACAGTTGTTGCGGAACTTCAATGGGAAGCTGGAGCTTTGCAAGAGCATTTACCTGTTCAGACTACGATTCTTGGTAGTAAATGTAATGAGAAGGTGCATGAGGTTCTGTTTCTCATGACCTTTAGTTTTGAGACCGTTGAATATGGAGTCATGATTGTATGGATTTAATTAAAGGAACACTACCATCCCTTCCAAAAAAATGGCAGGTGTTCTCCACCTACTCTGCTAATCAACTTGGCTTGTTGATTCAGGTTTATTAAGcattattagaaaattaataaatataaataaacatgtcaatataaatatttcattaGTAAATTGAGgtgaatttttcttattaaatatgCCCTCGTAGTAGTAATCAGTAAAcatcaatgaaaatattttttaggtataTATCGAGGGAATTACaatcggaaaaaaaataagaaaaatctaaaaagtataatgacgtgtcattttttatttaaattattttttatgttttttaattattttgatgtattgatattaaaaataaatttttaaaaaatattattattatatattatcaagaaaaaatacttttaaaatatcatattctcaaacaatatgatatattttctatataatggTACAAAAGCCCCTTGTTGACAGGATTAATCTTGCCAATGATGATGAATTTCGTtgattttgatagaaaaaaaaactaatatatttgaaaaggaaaaaacactatCAAACGCTGGATTCAAACTTAAGATATTATTCAtctaaatgataaatttaatgcaattttttcatttttaccgTAAGTATAGATTTTTGATCGCATCCCTCCTTGTATATTATATAGCTTCCGCACGCATGATTCCATCCCTTCTTCCAAAGCTCAAACAGGCAAAAAAACATTCTATTGAAATGCAGAACTCAACCCACCAAGGCCCTAGCTACCTTGTATCTGGGGCACagtttttgaggtttttttaggttttgaagaGATTCGATGGACGCTATTGATAATTGTTCTCTAACTCTccgttttttaataaattcattttggaTAGAATGAGAACCTCAGCTCACCTGGATgctattacaaaataaaaataaataaaatgaagttatgAAGTTATGAAGTGGCAAATGACAAAGCCAATGAACTATTActttatgaagaaaaagatCAAGTATGGTTCACGTTTCCCCCTGTATACCTGGAAGGCAGGGAGCTCGATACACCCACATGTGCACCACTGCTATTTATGATATGGGTTTTCTCTGGTAGCCATAAATAAAGAAAGGGATTGCGTTGAAACCAGATTTTAGACGACAGAAGAGTCCAATCCATCAACAGAAGATCCATGGCATGCATGTGCTTTTCTCCTTTTGTTCTCCCTCCCAATCTATTCTCAAAGCTTAAGTAGGTCCGGTTGCTTAGCACTGACTAGCAAGGGGACCCCTTTTTTGGTAGTTAGCTAGAAGTGAAAatcttttttgatttaaaattcatTGGTGAAAGTGTCGTTAGAAAATGGTAGAAATGAACTGAAGAAGGTAAGGTAATTGCTACTAGTTGAACGGCATGTTTACAAGGGTGGTGATAGGAAAAAAAGATCGATGAGAGGAGCTTTTTTTTGGCAATTAATAATGCATGCGCTTCATTAACTAAAAAGGAGAGGGTATTAGTTGTGTGGATAACATTTTCTGTATAGCTAATTATGGAAGGAAATTAGTGTGGTAGATAGAGAAATTTGGGCACCCAATTGTAATAATTTTGGACTTCTGGTGGTTGCAATTTCCTAATCACTTGCATCAATTCAATTGTTAAAGGTTGACAAGCTTTTTTCCTGTCTTCACTTGCGGTGCATGTTTCATTTTGTCCTTggctttgtgtgtgtgtgtgtgtgtgtgtgtgtgtgagagagagagagagagagagagagagaaggcgTTTAACATGAATAGATAATTGATATATACTATATCAACACTTGAGCACTTGTTTTCTCTATGCCCACCAAGAATTCTCAAGGAGAATGCCTTAGGTTCAAAGAGTAACAGGCTGAGGTTGTAATCTTCAAGGTTTGGCTACAAAAAGGAGAAGGGGGAGGAAAGATAATTAAGAGCAGATAACAATgggtaaaaagaataaaaatttggAGGGAAGAAAAAGCCAGGGGAAACTAGTGCTTGGACTTTTCTTCACCCTCCTCATTTTTTAATTCCCTTCTGCTTAATTACTTTTCTAGCCAGCTAATTAATTATAGTCCAAATTACTCGTCACAAAATATCTTTCACAATCAGCTAGCAACGACCCCCCTTCTTGCAGTTAAGTGCACCTGCCCCCATCGTGATTGGACCGACAAGTGAAGATGGTCTTGCACCCAAGCTTGATGCCCTAGCATAGCTTGATGAAGCGCCTGCGCCAGATGCTACGAAAAATGCTCCATTCAATAGTAGATCTCCTTCAGACCTCCAATTCCAATTCTTCCATTCACTCTCTGGTGCATCTTCATGCTTTGTTACCttcatcaagaaaagaaaatcatatctGAGTTAGAGGCCGCTGTCCTACTCAATGCTTACAAAAGCGAATCCTTCTGAGTTCACAAGAAGTTAGTTTTTTCGGTTGGGCAATATTAAATGGGGTCTCAGTCCTCACCTCTTTACTGAACCTGATGTCAGGTGCTACAAATCTGTTGCCTTGGCTGTTGATGGTTGGATTAGCACTCCCTCCAATGGCGTACATTTCCCAATGGGTGTAGTCATTGTTGACCACATGGAAATATCCATGTCTACATCTGAAAATGTGAAGAAATACCAATTAGTTTCAAGGTTTGAATATTGATAACCGACACAATGAGTAAGCAGCTAGTTAATTACCCCCACTGACCAACACTTTAGTGATCAAGAACTTTAAATTTTCTACCTTGGCATTCTCTGGACAAGACCTTCTCCAAAGTGATTGAAGGCTATGGTGACTTGCATGTTCTTGTCTTGAGTGTAGGAATCACTATGCCCCAGAAGCATGACTTTATCATGGTGGGTCAAGTAATTGTTCGAAATGGTGATGGCTGAGGACCCATGGATGGCATCAACGAGTCCATCGTCACAATTTGACAATGAATTATGGTCCACCCAGATGTGAGCACCACCAAAGATGGACACACCATCACCATCTGACATAGTCCTCCATCCAAAGTGGTGTGGGGAGTCCCTCACCATAGCATTCCCTCCTCTCTTGCAATCGTGTATATTTAGTCCATGTATAATAATGTTTGTCACAAACTGTATAGTAATGCATGGGCCACCGGCAATATGGACACTTGCACCTCTACCATCGATAGTCTTGAACGAGTTCATGATCAGTTCTTCcttcaattgaattgtcatgtCACGAGCAAAAATGATCCACAATGGCTCTTCTTGAATGACAGCGTGCCTGAGAGTCCCTGGCTTAGGGTTCACGGGATCATCATTACCAGATTCTGTAACCACATAAATCTTACCATCTCTTCCACCAATGGCATTCTTACCAAACCCAATTGCGCAATCAGCTAGCCTCTGGCGGTTCTTCTCCCAATTGGGATCGCATCTCCAGCAGTCATCAATGGGGTTGCCGGTTCCACAAGAGAGATATCCCAACTTCCTCCTAGAGGCATTGATGGCCCTATCAAAACAAAACGAGACACATTTCTATCAACACGTATACATAAATTGAAAATGTCTCAACCACCTCCCATATTGGAACGTACAAAATTGGACCGACAAGATACAAGCAGTAGTGGAGCCACTTACCTATGTACTTCTTGTACTACAAGTTCTGGGTCCTGAACCGGGGAAGAGGAGACGAGGGCTGGGGTCAGGAgagagaggaggaagaggagacAGAGAGAAGGGTTTGCCATTGTGTGATCTCTTCTTTAAGCGTGCACAAGTAAAGAGAGGGAAGAGTGTGAGAGATATGAGAGAAGGAAAGGGAGTATATAAAGACATTAAAGCCGGGCTAGATGGGCGTGATTAAACTAAACACGTGGGGTCCAAGGTGTGCTTCGTGATTTCTTGATTTACGGGATTCCTACAGTGGGTAGTTTTTGCTGTTGAGCAGGCCCTCAATAAAGGTCGAAAAACAGAGCGAAAGGACACCGGATTTCAATGGAAAGTTccttcttctagtttttttttcaggtttggaAACTCAACACTCTTTTGTGAGGGCTCTGGTACACATATTATCCTAGGAATATCACATTCCTCCTATACTTtaatgtgattattttttaatagatgaATTTGATTTTCCTAGTTCAATACACCACCCTGTCCGTCTATTCTCTTtactccttaaaaaaaaattaaaatatgaaagtCGATATTAGCTCATCTCTTTAACcacttagaaattttttaattatgaacatcaataataatagtatGTCCCTCCGACCATTTAAAACTTTCTAACTATGGGTTTCTCTTTTATGGGTTTTTCTTagcatcttaaatttttttttaagtgtaggCTCATTATGTCCAAACCCAACATACTTGTATCCAGGTAATATGATTGAACCCATTTTTCTCCTCTAATGTTCTTAGACATCTTGTCCAAGTTCAATactctcttgaaaaaaaatttaggaccCCACGCAAGTCTCtcgatattttatattaatctaataaatattattttaagtaaaatataactaaaaatatcacaaagatAAAATTACACTTTAGCCCCtcccttcataaaaaaaaatcatggactataaatacaccatgaacTCTTCAAACTCAAAGTTTACAATCTCttaattctcaatatttttaatatacatattCTTAGAGTCTATCTCTCTAAAACATTATTGtactttttttctctaaaaaaatacttacttaAGCATTTAAGAGACCTCAAATCTACAAAAGAAAATCTTTGCAGGTATCAGCTACCAATCACCTTGATTTACCAGGCACCATCAGCTATCAACTACCAACCACTtgaatttttcatatcaaaccACCAGAAACCTAGGCTagagaaaatatattagattgcTTGAACTAAGATATGAATTGATTATTCAGTATATAAATcttatttctaaattatttgGATATTTTGAGACCTCATCACTACTGTACTGTCAACACAAGACATTGATATAATTGACCATAACCAGCATGTTAATTGTGACATTAATAAATCAATGTATGAATAAGCATGTCAGTAAATTTGTCAACATAAACATACTGATATGTTCTATATTATAAGATCAATAGTCTAAAGTCTTGTGACATGTAATCATATTCAGGAATAGAAGTATGACTGGTGATCACACTGTCGTGATCATTTTAACGGGAAATTATCTCGTGAAACTATTTGGTAGTATAATAAAAATCGATGCCCAAATTCGAGTCTTTTCCTTGTGATAGCAGGGAAAAGATTATAGCTAGAATGCTGGCTAGGCAAGTTTGCATGAGGTTaggtaaaaacaaacaataagaaACCTGTTACAAAAAACCGACATTGACATCGGAATATAGACGTTGAAAGCCCTAGGTTTGTTTGTGTTAGCTGTTTTGCTCGTCTATAGTGCGTAAGCAGTACAAGATCTAGTCAAGAGTGAGCTGGTGTCTAATATGTTAATTTCCTTGTATAAGCTAGTAGCCTGTCACTAATGGGAACCATTAATTTACAGAGACCAGCTATGGTGGAAAAAACCAAGAGCTAGAACATAGACATCTACGATATATGTTgttcttattacttttttatttagttaatttcaGGGAGCAGAATAAGTTTCTCGATTTCATGGGCCCTTAAACTTGCTGTCTTATTTGCCAAAGGTGAAAACCAAAAACCTATcaaatttatcaattatattaCTCTTGTTGAAATGGAAGGTGTTAAAGTTAAACTCAATTGAAAGCAACAATGATAAGCCAAAGGAAAGTGTAATGTTTAGATGCTTGTCAGTGCAAGTGGAAAGCAGGCGACATTTCTTTAGGCACTAAGAACATCTGTACGTGCTACAGACAGGGTTTGCAGTAAAAGGACTCGACCATTCCTCGTATTAACCTAGCTATACACAAGTAGTAGAAAATATTGTCCTAATTGAAACccttagcttcttctttttcaatttttcatgagCAATGTTAGTCTTATGGAAAGTTTTGATCTCTTCGATTCATTTTCTAAGAAGTCGAATCCTTTCTATCAacaaaacttattaattaaaataaaatcaatttatttgaaCCCGAATcacggatttttttttcttttttcttttttttaaatgtatttatggctttaaacattattttttttatgaaaaaaattaacccatctacaactagtaaaaaaatgaaaggattttctactACGTGCATCAAAACACAAATGAAGTTCAATCtgatttgaataaaaagtagctAGGAAATAAGACTACTTTTGGTGCACTAGTTATATGTCCAACGAAGAACATTTTTTGATCCGCGACATTTGATTTtgtcattcaaaaaaaaaaagatattgatttgattatacGTTGCACCAAGAAATTCTCAATGACAGCAGCTGCACATGCTTTTGCCCTCGAAATCAAAACTCACTAGCTGCATGTAGGCCCATATAGTTTTTCTTcgttctttaattaatttcttgttcaataaccaacaaaaaaagaaattattggcCGCGAACCTCGCCTATGATTCACACAAGGAAACGAATACAGGATCCCCGATTTTGACATGGAAAAATAGTGAGCTCTTAAGCTGTACACTTTGGAGCCCGCAAGAGAAGCCGTAGTATCCGTGTATTTCCTGACTCGTGAAAGCTAGTTACTCACATGGGGATCGAGATTTCTGATTCTCTTTTATGATTCCCTGTCTGCATGGCCTTTGATCATGGATGGTGGAGTACtgtgaaaagaaaacaaggacCAGAGCATACTGAAGGGTCTTCGTTAAGCAGTTAGGGTTTGGGAGCGTGAGATGACATAAAAGGTCGCCAAACCATGCTGGTTCATACTCCGCAGAGATGATTCTTGGATGGTGGAATGAACTGTGAGTGAGTGAAAGCTACCTAGCAAGATGATGGTGGGATTGTGAGTGAGTGAAAGCTACTCAGCAACTCCTCTCTTCCATCCAATCACACGTGGTGCTCAAAGGCAATTCCACGTGGcattctctttctcttcctttaAGCAATAGATTTTCTCATTTGCACATGCATGGGATCCTTAATGTTTCACATCAAGATCAGTTTTTCTTCTTAGTTGCCAATTTTGTGAAGGAAAGTCAAATTTTCCATTTTCTGATGCTCCTTTATTATTTCTCCTACATTTTCTCAGGC belongs to Populus nigra chromosome 18, ddPopNigr1.1, whole genome shotgun sequence and includes:
- the LOC133678188 gene encoding probable pectate lyase 18, coding for MANPSLCLLFLLSLLTPALVSSSPVQDPELVVQEVHRAINASRRKLGYLSCGTGNPIDDCWRCDPNWEKNRQRLADCAIGFGKNAIGGRDGKIYVVTESGNDDPVNPKPGTLRHAVIQEEPLWIIFARDMTIQLKEELIMNSFKTIDGRGASVHIAGGPCITIQFVTNIIIHGLNIHDCKRGGNAMVRDSPHHFGWRTMSDGDGVSIFGGAHIWVDHNSLSNCDDGLVDAIHGSSAITISNNYLTHHDKVMLLGHSDSYTQDKNMQVTIAFNHFGEGLVQRMPRCRHGYFHVVNNDYTHWEMYAIGGSANPTINSQGNRFVAPDIRFSKEVTKHEDAPESEWKNWNWRSEGDLLLNGAFFVASGAGASSSYARASSLGARPSSLVGPITMGAGALNCKKGGRC